The Bacillota bacterium region GGGAGGGGAGTACTTCTTCATGGACCAGACCTCCTTCGAGCAGATCTCCCTCTCCCAGGAGGTCCTTGGGGACTCCATCAAGTATCTCAAGGAGAACATGGTCATCGGTGTTCAGTTCTACAACGGAGCCCCCATCGGAGTGGAGCTTCCGAACTTCGTGGAACTGGTCATAATTGAGACCGACCCGGGGCTGCGCGGCGATACTGCGTCCGGCGGCACGAAACCTGCCAAGCTCGAAACCGGGGCGGTGGTACAGGTTCCTCTCTTCGTCCAGCAGGGCGACAAGATTCGCGTCGACACCAGGACCCACCAGTACCTGGAGCGCGTCTAGGTTCGCCCCCCCTCGGCGGCAGGCGCGCTCACGCCGACGCCGGTTG contains the following coding sequences:
- the efp gene encoding elongation factor P, yielding MISTNDFRTGQTIEWDGSVWVVVDFQHVKPGKGAAFVRARLKNVITGNVIETTFRAGEKLPKAQIDYRDMQFLYESGGEYFFMDQTSFEQISLSQEVLGDSIKYLKENMVIGVQFYNGAPIGVELPNFVELVIIETDPGLRGDTASGGTKPAKLETGAVVQVPLFVQQGDKIRVDTRTHQYLERV